In Acidimicrobiales bacterium, the genomic stretch CACCTCGGTCACCGTAAGCCTCTCGCCGACGAGACTCAGGTCGGTCACCTGGCCGGAGGATACGAGGCGGGAGACCGTCCCGAGGTCGGACCTCGGCGGCAGGTCTGGACGCAGCACCAGGAATGCCCCGGCCACGACCGCGGCCGCCACGACCGCGGCGAGGACGATCGCGATTCGCGAGGCGCGGATCGATTTCTGACCGGCCTGGCGGCGAGGCGTCGCTGGCACGTTCGGATCCGCGGCCTTGGCCGCGCCCAGGGGTGCAGGCGACGCCGTGAGACGGGCAAGGAGCTCGACGCGGCCGGAGACGCCCAGCTTCGAGTAGATGCTCGAGAGGTGGCTGCGAACGGTCGCTTCTGACAGCGAGAACTGAACGGCGATCTCGCGCGCGGGAAGCCCGGCCGCCGCCGCGGTGAGGATCTCCCGTTCGCGCTCCGACAGAGAAGACAGCGACGCCAAGCCATCGCCGCCATCGACCGGCACGTCAGGGCCACTCATGGCAGGATCATCCCCCTAGCAGTCGATGATTGTCATCAACCAAATCGATGAAAGCGACGGACGAAAGTCTCGCGCTCGCCCGGCCGTCGGCGAAGCCCCGGGCCTGAAGGCGAGGATGAGGCCATCCCAGAAGGGGGTCTCGGCTCGACCGTCGTCCGTGTGGTCAGCCGGCCAGCCGCCGAGGTGCTCCAAGACGAGGTCTTTCCGGGGCAGCGCGTGCCTCCGCTTGGCCCGGGAGGAAGTAGTCTGACCCTGTGCTTCGGCGGTTGACGTTTGGCTCGCTGGTGGTGGTACTCGGTGGCCTGACGCTGTGTCTCGGGCTCATCGTGCTCGGTGCATTCATCCACACCGCGCCGATCACGCCTGTGGCGCCGCAGGTGCCCACCCAAGTCCAGGCGTCCCCACTGCCGGTTCCCGGCACCGCCGCACCGGCGCAAGCCGTGCTGCCCACGCCGTTCATGACGCCGGTGATCTCCGCACCCGCCGATGAGACGGTGCCAACGCCCATCTTCGCCACGCCCGCCCCCCAGCCTTCCGCCCCGCCGCTCCAGGCGTTCCAGGCTCCGATCTCCGCAACGATCCAGACGATCTTCAACACTCCCTCGGGACAACCGGTGACGATCACCTGGCCAGGTGCACCGGGCATAAGTATCCAGTTCCAGGTGTCGACGGACCTCGTCACGTGGTCCGCCCTCGTCACCGTCCAGGTCGACCCCTCGGGGCAGGCGAGCTACACGTTCACCCCCACGCGAACCGCGTACTACCGCGCCTACTCCTACGCGACCGGACAGCTGAGCGCCCCGGCCCGCGGCGTCGTGGTAGTGGGCGGGCTCTGGTCCGGCTACGTTGTGGGCGACGGCCCGTACACGGCCGTCACGGGCACGTTCACCGTGCCCAACCTCGTTGTCTCGTCGACCGAGACCGCGATGGCCGAATGGGTCGGGATCGACGGCGTCGGCGTCGGGCCGAACACGCCGCTGATCCAGGCGGGGGTCTTGGAGCAAACCGTGCCTGGAACGAACGCGGTCAAATATCGGGCCTGGTGGGAGGTCCTGCCCGACGATCCGACGACCGTGCACATCCCTTGGGGCCAGGTGTCGGTCCTACCGGGCCACCGCGTCACGGTGACGATCTGGCAGGTCAGCGGACCGAGTTGGGGGATCACGTTGACCGACGACACCACGGGGCAGAACT encodes the following:
- a CDS encoding helix-turn-helix transcriptional regulator, translated to MSGPDVPVDGGDGLASLSSLSEREREILTAAAAGLPAREIAVQFSLSEATVRSHLSSIYSKLGVSGRVELLARLTASPAPLGAAKAADPNVPATPRRQAGQKSIRASRIAIVLAAVVAAAVVAGAFLVLRPDLPPRSDLGTVSRLVSSGQVTDLSLVGERLTVTEVNGQRLRVEGVNDDRLLLAAASLAQAEGRPISVSRTGGASEIAQLAILASALLPPIVVVVIAGLVLRALGRRFPPARTT
- a CDS encoding G1 family glutamic endopeptidase; translated protein: MLRRLTFGSLVVVLGGLTLCLGLIVLGAFIHTAPITPVAPQVPTQVQASPLPVPGTAAPAQAVLPTPFMTPVISAPADETVPTPIFATPAPQPSAPPLQAFQAPISATIQTIFNTPSGQPVTITWPGAPGISIQFQVSTDLVTWSALVTVQVDPSGQASYTFTPTRTAYYRAYSYATGQLSAPARGVVVVGGLWSGYVVGDGPYTAVTGTFTVPNLVVSSTETAMAEWVGIDGVGVGPNTPLIQAGVLEQTVPGTNAVKYRAWWEVLPDDPTTVHIPWGQVSVLPGHRVTVTIWQVSGPSWGITLTDDTTGQNYTRVRTYTGPHQSAEWIVEAPVNTTAGSVYTLGHYVPDVTFSNARFIGPRTLTEGLSIVQGGATVSVSSALSADSFTVGYGSETPAAP